Proteins encoded in a region of the Streptomyces akebiae genome:
- a CDS encoding tellurite resistance TerB family protein, whose translation MAMWDRIKDQAKGLQQQAQGARSGSGHGQPGAGPMGAMGAGSSGSGRSSGGSKAQLVSALKSQLTSLKTELKSGAYRDASMAMCALVAAADGNVDPAERQHVESLILNNDVLQNFPADQLRQRFNRHVDQLSRNFQQGKAEALTEIAKAAKKPTEARAVVQTGFVVAGADGYIAQTEEQVLREACATLGLSPQEFGL comes from the coding sequence ATGGCGATGTGGGATCGGATCAAGGACCAGGCCAAGGGTCTGCAGCAGCAGGCGCAGGGCGCGCGGAGCGGCAGCGGACACGGGCAGCCGGGGGCGGGCCCCATGGGTGCCATGGGAGCCGGGTCCTCGGGCTCCGGGCGGTCCTCCGGCGGCTCGAAGGCCCAGCTGGTGAGCGCGCTCAAGTCCCAGCTCACCTCCCTCAAGACGGAGCTGAAGAGCGGCGCCTACCGGGACGCCAGCATGGCCATGTGCGCGCTGGTCGCCGCCGCCGACGGGAACGTGGACCCGGCCGAGCGTCAGCACGTGGAGTCGCTGATCCTGAACAACGACGTCCTGCAGAACTTCCCCGCGGACCAGCTGCGGCAGCGCTTCAACCGGCACGTGGACCAGCTCTCCCGCAACTTCCAGCAGGGCAAGGCCGAGGCCCTCACGGAGATCGCCAAGGCCGCGAAGAAGCCGACGGAGGCGCGGGCCGTCGTCCAGACCGGCTTCGTGGTCGCGGGCGCGGACGGGTACATCGCGCAGACCGAGGAGCAGGTCCTCCGTGAGGCCTGCGCCACCCTCGGCCTGTCCCCGCAGGAGTTCGGTCTCTGA